In a genomic window of Mycosarcoma maydis chromosome 5, whole genome shotgun sequence:
- a CDS encoding putative metallodipeptidase — translation MATPEQKKFIAQIDANKATLIDRLAEAVSIPSVSGDANYRKACFDMADWLLAELKKLGATAELKPLGKQTLDGQEIELPPVILGDLGKDPKKKTILVYGHFDVQPALKSDGWDTEPFKLITDEKTGRMYGRGSTDDKGPILGWLNAIEAHQQAGIDLPVNLKFCFEGMEESGSVGLDELIAAEKDSFFQGVDAVCISDNYWLGTKKPCLTHGLRGIAYFKLAISGPARDLHSGVFGGVVHEPMTDLFTIMSKLVTAKGEILVPGIKELVAPLTDEERKRYDVMDFVLSDIEGATGSKTTVSNDKAAVLMGRMRYPCLSLHGIEGAFSEPGTKTVIPAKVIGKFSLRLVPDMTPEKVNELVTKYVNDEFAKIGSKNTMTITSEHGGKPWLADPNHWNYEAAIKATETIYGVKPDLTREGGSIPVTLTFADLLQKNVLLLPMGRSDDGAHSINEKLDISNYIEGTKLLGLYLHEVAAIA, via the coding sequence ATGGCTACTCCTGAACAGAAGAAGTTCATCGCACAAATCGATGCCAACAAGGCCACTTTGATCGACCGCCTCGCTGAGGCCGTCTCGATCCCTTCGGTCTCTGGTGATGCCAACTACCGCAAGGCTTGCTTCGACATGGCCGACTggctgctcgccgagctcaagaagcttggTGCTACTGCAGAGCTCAAGCCTCTGGGCAAGCAAACCCTTGACGGTCAGGAGATTGAGCTGCCCCCCGTCATTCTTGGTGACCTGGGCAAGGACcccaagaagaagacgatcCTGGTCTACGGTCACTTTGACGTTCAGCCCGCTCTCAAGTCGGACGGCTGGGACACTGAGCCTTTTAAGCTGATCACTGACGAAAAGACCGGTCGCATGTACGGACGTGGATCTACCGACGACAAGGGACCCATTCTCGGCTGGCTCAACGCTATTGAAGCTCACCAGCAGGCTGGCATTGACCTGCCTGTCAACCTCAAGTTTTGCTTTGAAGGTATGGAGGAGAGTGGCAGTGTTGGGCTGGATGAGCTGATTGCTGCTGAAAAGGACAGCTTCTTCCAGGGTGTTGACGCTGTCTGTATCTCGGACAACTATTGGCTGGGTACCAAGAAGCCATGCCTTACGCACGGTCTGCGTGGTATCGCCTActtcaagctcgccatctcggGCCCTGCTCGTGACTTGCATTCGGGTGTGTTTGGCGGTGTTGTACACGAGCCCATGACCGATTTGTTCACCATCATGTCCAAGCTGGTGACGGCCAAGGGCGAAATCCTGGTTCCTGGTATCAAGGAGCTGGTAGCTCCTTTGACCGATGAGGAGCGCAAGCGTTACGACGTGATGGACTTTGTGCTCAGCGACATCGAAGGCGCTACGGGCAGCAAGACCACGGTCAGCAACGACAAGGCTGCCGTGCTGATGGGTCGCATGCGATACCCTTGCCTTTCGCTTCACGGTATCGAGGGAGCATTTTCTGAGCCTGGCACGAAAACTGTCATTCCTGCTAAGGTGATTGGCAAGTTTTCGCTGCGTCTTGTTCCGGACATGACTCCGGAAAAGGTCAACGAGCTTGTTACCAAGTATGTGAATGACGAGTTTGCCAAGATCGGCAGCAAGAACACGATGACCATCACGAGCGAGCACGGTGGTAAGCCATGGCTGGCCGACCCGAACCACTGGAACTACGAGGCAGCCATCAAGGCGACCGAGACCATTTACGGTGTCAAGCCCGACCTGACGCGCGAGGGTGGTTCGATCCCTGTTACGCTCACATTTGCGGATTTGCTGCAGAAGAACGTTTTGCTATTGCCGATGGGCAGGAGCGACGACGGTGCGCACTCGATCAacgagaagctcgacattTCCAACTACATCGAGGGTaccaagctgcttggtctCTACCTGCACGAGGTGGCTGCCATCGCCTAG
- a CDS encoding tRNA (guanine-N2-)-methyltransferase (related to TRM11 - Catalytic subunit of an adoMet-dependent tRNA methyltransferase complex): MVTCFPSVEDPTSIGPLYILHFATSNHTFRLPDFLAAAEYLRIPFAFVPTPARPILEESRKSYDATASASSSSYRPDLRRPFALAHLPNDEAAINLLRRCVSLRSIWAHWSHGSTYEELHARNQQESSRVLWAPYVEEADCPSWKAHVFSYSYTISDKRKIDIIQSFRYMDLKGRIQLKNPSMRWGVMEEFIAQELWPSHLRDDHHNFPGAGKGTDKVDGREELGDKDPRLVQIFLGRRIDVKAGPLYSDQATAAAPRKSSDPTQEGQTGLARDLVEKLNLKKRVYIGNTSMESEMSLLMASMALAGPGKLIYDPFAGTGSMLYASAVYGAMAFGSDIDGRPMRGKENIADSNSKTGIVKSATQYGIRDHILDTVVFDMTQNPWRKDLLFPVEDEKVQHNAKRSVGVVDGIVADPPYGVRAGAKRLGKRDPEKQRMEAFWMPDGLGPGKGCWSHERSDYVPPTRPYHLEDLVNDLLDYAYSLLCDGGRLVFWLPSMIDAEDEQEDDGDEKASYAKSSAAIERSVSIDLPQHRRKAGQGRMRLIHYSLQDFGRWGRWLITMEKVSPENDVDDDGLRELEQRMGELGKNKDERGVYRADRDPLEFRNRYYLPRVSKPSQ; the protein is encoded by the coding sequence ATGGTGACGTGTTTTCCTTCCGTCGAGGATCCTACCTCGATCGGACCGCTCTACATCCTGCATTTTGCAACGTCTAACCATACTTTTCGTCTGCCAGACTTCCtagctgctgccgagtATCTCCGGATTCCGTTCGCTTTTGTCCCAACACCGGCACGACCAATCCTCGAGGAAAGTCGCAAATCTTATGATGCCACCGCCTCAGCTTCGTCTTCAAGCTATCGACCCGATCTTCGACGACCGTTTGCACTGGCGCACTTGCCAAATGATGAGGCTGCCATCAATTTGCTGCGCCGTTGTGTTTCACTTCGATCCATTTGGGCGCACTGGTCTCATGGAAGTACATACGAAGAGTTGCATGCTCGTAACCAACAAGAGTCGAGCCGTGTGCTTTGGGCGCCCTACGTAGAAGAAGCCGACTGCCCCTCATGGAAGGCACACGTGTTCTCGTACAGCTATACGATTAGCGACAAGCGTAAGATCGACATCATTCAGAGCTTCAGGTACATGGACTTGAAGGGACGTATTCAGCTCAAAAATCCGTCGATGCGATGGGGCGTCATGGAAGAATTTATTGCACAAGAGCTATGGCCAAGTCACCTTCGCGACGATCACCACAACTTTCCGGGAGCAGGCAAGGGCACGGACAAGGTTGATGGCCGAGAGGAGCTTGGCGACAAAGATCCCCGATTGGTGCAGATCTTTCTTGGAAGGCGCATCGATGTCAAAGCAGGCCCGCTCTACTCGGACCAGGCGACCGCGGCGGCACCTAGAAAATCGAGCGACCCTACGCAAGAGGGCCAGACTGGACTTGCCAGGGATCTGGTTGAGAAGCTCAACCTGAAAAAGCGGGTTTACATTGGTAACACGTCGATGGAGTCCGAAATGAGTCTGCTGATGGCGAGTATGGCGCTGGCTGGACCAGGCAAGTTGATCTACGATCCTTTTGCTGGAACCGGATCGATGCTCTATGCCAGTGCTGTTTACGGTGCAATGGCATTTGGCAGTGACATTGATGGCAGACCCATGCGCGGAAAGGAAAACATCGCCGATTCCAACAGCAAGACGGGCATAGTCAAGAGTGCTACACAGTACGGTATCCGAGATCACATCCTCGACACGGTGGTGTTCGACATGACTCAAAACCCATGGCGCAAGGATCTTCTTTTCCCAGTCGAGGATGAAAAGGTGCAACACAACGCCAAGCGATCTGTCGGTGTTGTCGATGGTATCGTTGCAGATCCGCCTTACGGTGTTCGGGCTGGTGCCAAGCGACTGGGCAAACGAGATCCGGAAAAGCAGAGAATGGAGGCCTTCTGGATGCCAGACGGTCTCGGCCCCGGAAAAGGCTGTTGGTCTCACGAACGCTCTGATTATGTGCCGCCGACGCGACCGTACCACTTGGAAGACCTTGTCAacgatctgctcgactATGCCTACAGTCTGCTTTGTGACGGTGGTCGACTGGTGTTCTGGTTGCCATCCATGATCGACGCAGAAGACGAACAAGAggacgatggcgatgagaAAGCAAGCTATGCCAAGTCCTCGGCCGCCATTGAAAGGTCGGTGAGCATTGATCTGCCGCAGCACCGGCGCAAAGCAGGTCAGGGACGCATGCGATTGATCCACTACTCGTTGCAGGACTTTGGACGGTGGGGACGTTGGCTCATTACCATGGAGAAGGTTTCGCCTGAGAATGATGTGGACGATGATGGCCTGCGCGAGTTGGAACAAAGGATGGGCGAGTTGGGCAAGAATAAGGACGAACGTGGAGTCtatcgagctgatcgagacCCGCTCGAGTTCCGCAACAGGTACTACCTTCCTCGAGTGTCTAAGCCATCGCAGTGA
- a CDS encoding uncharacterized protein (related to amino acid transport protein), translated as MPTRTNNRGIPVPRDQARGSVRGDNQQQAAWRSSLDLVWSYSRSQAFYGNNIATSPSFVERRWAGQDLEERDSIFEDEQEYVSGQDDEDESEDYDAHTSHSRFATDADADTDTASMASDARFGPSDQFEWEGEALPPNATQRIRTSRRSKARDRRLEQLESADEDERSRSRSRSPKRLAPGGPHERTSNSKLNPNRSAYSSATTGEMLRDPFAEDNINNNIKPSEVTPLLSNKRSTDANPARRKSATYGALQRPSDSATLSNRSADSGYHVYELGNSTLLQSWFNTVNALVGVGILALPLAFSYAGWIGGTILFLVCGLLTNYTGKVLAKIMSKEPSLRTYADIGSYAFGPSARILISLFFCLELWAVSVALIILFGDSMSAIFPNIAPAAFKLLGYCLVLPSVFLPLKFLSPISVIGIVSTFTLVVVVISDGLIKKHAPGSLWSIAPTTLGPRWDRLPLSFGLIMSGFSSHPIIPSLVRDMKDPAKFPRMLNLAYVGATVLYLSMGMVGYAMFGTQVSDEITKDLARTPGFPVALNSVAIWLIVINPLSKFALATRPIQTTFEILLGIDDQTAVRLQNRNVKARRRSSAAALAATSANVATDGSKIRMDDAAAAANKVVGPVQSRAQAQLTSEANSTTLSVSPNHRVSFATPGAPSSTVPQPEHQPPTSPTTHAAPANDNPLANSAISLRAAELTSTLSPRTRFILSILLKILLTLLIAVTAVVLPGFEKVMAFLGAFLAFATCVFGPLLANLKLFGSEMKAYRIAIDVGILAISALMAATGTVWAFL; from the coding sequence ATGCCAACTCGAACTAACAACCGAGGCATCCCGGTGCCTCGTGATCAGGCTCGTGGCTCGGTGCGCGGCGATaaccagcagcaggcagcgTGGCGAAGCAGCCTTGACCTCGTTTGGTCCTATTCCCGCTCTCAAGCGTTCTATGGCAACAACATTGCCACCTCACCCTCGTTCGTCGAACGACGATGGGCCGGTCAGGATTTGGAAGAACGCGATAGCATTTTCGAGGATGAACAGGAATACGTCTCGGGacaagacgacgaggacgagagcgaAGATTATGACGCCCATACATCCCATTCGCGTTTCGCCACAGATGCTGACGCCGACACGGACACAGCTTCCATGGCCAGCGATGCCAGGTTCGGTCCCTCTGACCAATTTGAGTGGGAAGGAGAGGCACTACCGCCCAACGCCACCCAACGTATCCGCACATCGCGGCGCTCCAAGGCGAGAGATAGACGAttggagcagctcgaaagtgcagacgaagacgaacgCAGTCGAAGCAGAAGTCGAAGTCCCAAGCGTCTAGCACCAGGTGGTCCCCATGAACGCACTTCCAACAGCAAACTCAATCCGAATCGATCCGCGTACTCCTCTGCAACAACCGGCGAGATGCTTCGAGATCCCTTCGCCGAAGACAATATCAACAATAACATCAAGCCCTCGGAAGTGACACCACTTCTATCCAACAAGCGCTCTACCGATGCCAACCCGGCAAGACGAAAGTCTGCCACCTACGGCGCGCTTCAGCGTCCCTCGGACTCGGCCACCCTATCAAACCGATCTGCCGATTCGGGCTACCACGTCTACGAACTTGGCAACAGCACATTGCTACAATCCTGGTTCAATACGGTTAatgcgctcgtcggcgtcggcatcttggctcttcctcttgctTTTTCCTACGCTGGTTGGATCGGTGGCACCATTTTGTTCCTGGTATGTGGTCTGCTTACCAACTACACGGGCAAAGTATTGGCAAAAATCATGTCCAAGGAGCCTTCGCTACGCACCTATGCCGATATTGGAAGTTACGCATTCGGACCATCAGCACGCATTCTCATCagcctcttcttctgcctCGAACTGTGGGCTGTCTCGGTAGCTCTCATCATCCTCTTTGGCGATTCCATGTCGGCCATCTTTCCAAACATTGCACCGGCAGCATTCAAATTGCTTGGGTATTGCTTGGTGCTCCCATCGGTGTTTCTGCCGCTTAAGTTCCTCTCGCCCATCTCGGTGATTGGTATCGTATCCACTTTCACCCTCGTCGTTGTGGTCATCAGCGACGGGCTCATCAAGAAACATGCTCCTGGCAGCCTTTGGTCGATTGCGCCAACCACACTCGGTCCACGTTGGGATCGTCTCCCGCTCAGCTTTGGTCTGATCATGTCTGGATTCTCTTCGCATCCTATCATCCCTTCGCTGGTACGCGATATGAAGGACCCTGCCAAGTTTCCACGCATGCTCAATTTGGCCTATGTCGGAGCCACCGTGCTATATCTCTCCATGGGTATGGTTGGCTACGCCATGTTTGGAACACAGGTGTCGGACGAGATTACAAAGGATTTGGCCAGAACGCCAGGTTTCCCGGTGGCGCTCAATAGTGTTGCTATTTGGTTGATTGTAATCAACCCGCTCTCGAAATTTGCTTTAGCGACGAGACCCATTCAGACCACGTTTGAGATCTTGTTGGGGATCGATGATCAGACCGCGGTGAGGTTGCAGAACAGGAACGTCAAAGCCCGACGGAGGTCTTCAGCCGCTGCTCTGGCGGCTACATCTGCGAATGTAGCTACTGATGGAAGCAAGATCCGCATGGATgatgccgctgctgctgccaacaaAGTGGTGGGCCCAGTTCAAAGCCGCGCCCAGGCACAGCTCACATCAGAAGCGAACAGTACAACGCTCTCTGTGTCACCCAATCATCGCGTATCTTTCGCCACACCTGGCGCTCCCTCCTCCACGGTTCCGCAACCTGAACATCAACCTCCTACCTCTCCCACAACCCACGCCGCCCCAGCCAACGACAACCCACTTGCcaactcggccatctcgcTGCGTGCGGCCGAACTGACCTCCACCCTCTCCCCGCGAACGCGGTTCATCTTGAGCATACTTCTCAAGATCCTGTTGACCCTTCTGATCGCCGTCACAGCGGTCGTCTTGCCAGGGTTCGAGAAAGTCATGGCGTTCCTCGGAGCATTCCTGGCTTTTGCAACATGTGTCTTTGGTCCTCTGTTGGCCAACTTGAAGCTTTTCGGCAGTGAAATGAAGGCGTACAGGATCGCGATTGATGTCGGCATCTTGGCCATAAGTGCGCTTATGGCAGCTACAGGCACTGTATGGGCTTTTCTCTGA